Below is a genomic region from Anoxybacillus flavithermus.
CTTTTTTGCGCGCGATTTTATTCGGGTAAAACGATGGTGCTACATACACGTCGTTCCCTTTTTGTCTCGTAAACGAACCAAAGTAAGCTTCTACTTGTTGAATAAACGACTCATCGACATTTCCTGCGATCGAAATGACGACCCGGTCTGGCGTATACGTCTCATACATGTATTGGCGCAATGTATCACCCGTAAACGTTGCCAACGTTTGTTCTGTGCCTAAGATCGGATAACCGAGCGGGTGATTGCCGTAACTTGCCTTACTTAATAAATCATGAACGAGATCATCTGGCGTATCTTCATACATTTTAATTTCTTCGAAGACGACATTTTTTTCTTTTTGTAATTCTTCATCTACAAATGTCGAATGGAAGAACATATCGGCTAGTATGTCTAAAGCAAATGACGCATGTGTATCTAATACTTTGGCATAATAGCACGTATACTCTTTTGACGTAAACGCATTGACTTGACCACCAATGCGATCGAACGATTCCGCGATATCGCGCGCTGTGCGCGTTTTCGTTCCTTTAAAAAACATATGTTCAAGAAAGTGTGAAATGCCGTTGTTTTGTTCGTTTTCATTGCGTGATCCGGTTCCGATCCAAATGCCGATCGCCACAGATCGAACCGTTGGAATGTGTTCGAGTACAACTCTTACCCCGTTTTGACACGTATATGTTTTAATCAAGTCCCTTCCTCCTACTTTTTACAATTCTTTCCTCACTTAATAATGTGGACACATTGTCAATGACATATTCTTGTTTTTGTAATGATTGAATTAACGGTTGTAACGCTTTTACTGTTGATACGGTCGGATGCATTAAAATCATCGCTCCGTTATGCACTTTTGTTGTTACTC
It encodes:
- a CDS encoding peptidase M16; the protein is MIKTYTCQNGVRVVLEHIPTVRSVAIGIWIGTGSRNENEQNNGISHFLEHMFFKGTKTRTARDIAESFDRIGGQVNAFTSKEYTCYYAKVLDTHASFALDILADMFFHSTFVDEELQKEKNVVFEEIKMYEDTPDDLVHDLLSKASYGNHPLGYPILGTEQTLATFTGDTLRQYMYETYTPDRVVISIAGNVDESFIQQVEAYFGSFTRQKGNDVYVAPSFYPNKIARKKETEQAHVCIGFNGLPIGHEDVYSLIILNNILGGSMSSRLFQEVREQRGLAYSIFSYHSAYRDGGMVTIYGGTGSQQLDLLFDTIQQTIEQLKQDGITEKELENSKEQMKGNLMLSLESTNSRMSRNGKNELLLGRHRSLDEIIESIDRVTKESVDRMAQTIFTDDFSVALISPEGTLPKSLQQ